CCCTTGCCCTATCCTTCATCTGAATGTACCCATTTGGGTGCCTAATTGCTAGGTCACCCGACCTATACCACCCTTCCTTAAAAGGCTCGTTCACTGCTTTGGAATTTTTTAGGTACCCCAACATCATAGTGTTGCCTTTAAACATTATCTCCCCCACTGTTTTGCCATCACATGGAACACTTTCCATGGTGTTTGGATCTTTCACATCAACCCCTTCCATCATCAAGTTGTGCTGAGAATCTAGTTCTGGTTTACATGGTGTAACAATGGCTGGACCAAGAGCCTCTGTCATACCATATCCATGGCTCACATTGAAACCTAAATTGGCAACTTGCTTAAGTATCTGTGGCGGTGGCAATGCACCGGCGACAAGAATATTTACTGTGGATTTCAATGGCCTGATTTGGTCACTTTTTGAGGCATGATGTGCTAGAATGTTTAAAATGCAGGGTGAGCCACACATGTGGGTTACCTTGTGAAGATAAATTGATTCGAAAATTAGCTTTGCGGAGAGGTTTTTTCTGAGGCAGATATTGGTTCCCCCAAGAGCAGCAACAGCCCATGGGAAGCACCATCCATTGCAGCGGAACATGTCAACTGTCCATAGAAACACAGGCATCTTTGCCATTTCAGTCTGAAAAATTGCTCCTAGTGAATTCAGGTACGCAGCTCTGTGGCTGTACACTACTCCTTTGGGATTCCCGGTTGAACCAGAAGTGTAATTCACTGAAATGGGGTCACATTCATTGTGCGGTCGTCGAATCTCAAATTCGGCTTCTGCTTTAATACCCTGCAGGACATTGTAATTCAAGCTGCCTGGTGGAAGTTCATGACCAATGATACCATTAGATGAGAGTTGGTCAGACTCTGGGATGAGAATGAGTAGAGGtggcttcaattttttttgacaCAATTCTTTGAATGCTTGGAGGACAAGTTGAAGACACTGATAGTCTACGATGATGACTTTGGCCTCCAACTGTTGTAATATTAATAATAATGTGGGTGAGTCCAGCCTAATGTTGAGGGCACAAAAAATTGCTCCAGCCATTGGAACACTGAAATGTAGCTCATAGAGGGCTGGAATATTTGGTGCTATAGCTGCAACCTGTTTATGGAGCAAAAATAGCTAGTAATCATGACTACTTGTGTTTACGTACGTATACATCAATAAATAATGGTAGATTTTTATCATCGAGTACAGTTTCATACAATGATAAATTTTATCAATTCACAGTTAATTTTATGTAAAGATGATCCACATCTTTGAACTGATGCATTAATGTACTACAAAAAGGACTCACATGCATTAGATAGTTTCACTATTACTAGATCCAAAACAATTTCCAGCAAACATTCCCGAATTCTTTCAAACATACAAGAGCATAATACTCTCTGTTGATTTATTTCCTAACATTAGGGTacctccctccctccctccctccctccctccctcacATAGCCTTTCCTGGTTAAGATTAGTTGTttacagaaagaaaataaactcTTTTACAGTTTCACACATATGTATATGAAACATGCTAGCTAGTAGCTAGtctgttttgttttggctAAATTGCAGTAATTAAACTCCAAACTCGCAACCATTGGTGCACCATTTCTTCTTCAAATAATCTTTCATAATCCTAACTCATAAAATACTACACTCGTGATCGTGACTTTTACGGTTGTTAATTTGTTCACGTTGATTCATATATGTTCATTCAAGTATGAGCATATCGATCAACCACATAAGAATGTTTCGCAGTTGACATGACTAACTGCAGGTAAcaacaaaaggaaaaacaaacatGCATGGAGACCAATTTATGCAGGACAAGTCTGCAAGAGACAACAAGTACGTACTACATGAAATACAAGAATTGAGACTTGAGACTTTGAGATTTGAATCATTTGATAACCTCATTTTGGAGTGGTACGTTTGATCTGTAAGATATGCATGCAGTACAACAAAGTCTAATTAATATAAGAATGTTTTTTAACACTATAGGATCATCTAGATGACATGCATGCATCGATCGAGTTTAGAATGCATGAGATTGAGTCCCCAATCCCCCTATATTCTGGAAGTGAGAAATTGCGTGTACCGCATAATGCAGGAGCAGAAAATGTCACTGAGTTTCTAAGCATGAGAGATTATATTAAGGACGTAAGTTTCAACTTTTGGAGAAAGTTCAAGTGGTGGTGTTTAGAGATCGGCTTGCCCCTCCCTAGTTTGGTTAGCGGTGGGGAATGGTGTGGTGTAGTCAGATTCTGTCTGTGGGGGAAGAACTCGTGGTGGTGGGGGATAGATCAGAGGTTACAACCTGGATTTGGATCGGCTTTCTCCGATCCAATCTGGGGAAAGACTGGAATCTTCAAAGTCGTCCTTCATGAGGAAGGATTGTTGGCAGCGGCCGATCAAGATCAGAGGGCTAGCACCGGCGGCGATCCGGCGAGGGTGGCAGTGGTTAGGGTTGGACAGATTTTTTTGGCAACCTGCGATTTTCGGTTTCCTGGGAGTGAGGCCTCGATCTgagttggacccattcttttAGGCCTGGCCTAGGTCAATAAAAGTAGCCATTTAGGGCATTTTATGATTTActgttttgttattttatgttattaggatttaagtttttattttcaatcagAAGATGAGGGCATTGTCATAAAGGGTGTTACGAGTGCTAAATTCGGGGGCCTT
This genomic interval from Argentina anserina chromosome 1, drPotAnse1.1, whole genome shotgun sequence contains the following:
- the LOC126791634 gene encoding isovalerate--CoA ligase CCL2-like isoform X2, with the translated sequence MNGDFLQCSANYIPLSPISFLERAAVVHGDKPSVIYGGLKFSWKETHQRCLNLAAALVRLGISRHDVLEAKVIIVDYQCLQLVLQAFKELCQKKLKPPLLILIPESDQLSSNGIIGHELPPGSLNYNVLQGIKAEAEFEIRRPHNECDPISVNYTSGSTGNPKGVVYSHRAAYLNSLGAIFQTEMAKMPVFLWTVDMFRCNGWCFPWAVAALGGTNICLRKNLSAKLIFESIYLHKVTHMCGSPCILNILAHHASKSDQIRPLKSTVNILVAGALPPPQILKQVANLGFNVSHGYGMTEALGPAIVTPCKPELDSQHNLMMEGVDVKDPNTMESVPCDGKTVGEIMFKGNTMMLGYLKNSKAVNEPFKEGWYRSGDLAIRHPNGYIQMKDRARDMIMSGGEAISTLEVEAVLLTHPCVLEAAVVGRNDDCLGKTPCAFVKLKEGSGCDGNPSTSKEIMKFCGEKLPAHMVPKVVVFGDLPLNSTGKIQKFVLREKANKEVYADTTSLHE
- the LOC126791634 gene encoding butanoate--CoA ligase AAE1-like isoform X1, whose protein sequence is MNGDFLQCSANYIPLSPISFLERAAVVHGDKPSVIYGGLKFSWKETHQRCLNLAAALVRLGISRHDVVAAIAPNIPALYELHFSVPMAGAIFCALNIRLDSPTLLLILQQLEAKVIIVDYQCLQLVLQAFKELCQKKLKPPLLILIPESDQLSSNGIIGHELPPGSLNYNVLQGIKAEAEFEIRRPHNECDPISVNYTSGSTGNPKGVVYSHRAAYLNSLGAIFQTEMAKMPVFLWTVDMFRCNGWCFPWAVAALGGTNICLRKNLSAKLIFESIYLHKVTHMCGSPCILNILAHHASKSDQIRPLKSTVNILVAGALPPPQILKQVANLGFNVSHGYGMTEALGPAIVTPCKPELDSQHNLMMEGVDVKDPNTMESVPCDGKTVGEIMFKGNTMMLGYLKNSKAVNEPFKEGWYRSGDLAIRHPNGYIQMKDRARDMIMSGGEAISTLEVEAVLLTHPCVLEAAVVGRNDDCLGKTPCAFVKLKEGSGCDGNPSTSKEIMKFCGEKLPAHMVPKVVVFGDLPLNSTGKIQKFVLREKANKEVYADTTSLHE